The nucleotide window aattgtttggtGAAATATTGTGATTCAATTGACCTAATGGCTtaatgattcaatttttttgaaacgTGAGTTGAGGTTTATATACCCTGTCTGGAAATACTcacttaatatttttctaattgatTGATGGAGGATATCTTGCTTGCGCTCGCTGTTCAAGCACTGGAGCGCTAGTTCTCATTGAACCAGTGTCAACAGTCAGTGGTGGAGTTCGGCCTCTATCGCCACCGAAAACAGAAAGATGCTCAAATTGTTCAGGATCTGGAAAGGTTAGATATCAAACAACTTGATCTTAATATCTTTTGCTATATTGAATGTGAGATTTCATGATGTAGATTTTCTTGccgagtgtttggatgttgaagtgagttgagttgagatgataaaatattgttagaatattattttttaatattattattattttgggatttgaaaaagttgaattatttattatattttgtattggaatttgaaaaagttgtaatgatgaattgagatgagtttggtaaccaaactcaccactggaaaaagagagataatttctttctttttttttttggaaaatggcACTATTAAGGATATGATGTTGGTCATGTATAATCTGATAGACCTTCTCAATAGATATAAGACTAGTTGGAGTTTTATGGTTTCCCCAATAACAAATGGAATCAAAGAAAAACACGTTCAGCCATCAGTCTGTTCATATAAAgactccctttttttttttttttttgtgataagcATTCCATTCATAGAATAGATGGATGTTTTGAACCACCACGTCCAGTTTTAGgactttgtttttaatttggCAGGTTATGTGCCCCACGTGCCTATGTACTGGAATGGCAATGGCAAGTGAACATGATCCTCGGATTGATCCTTTTGACTAGAGCCGCGTCATCGAGTATGGACATCTTGCCCATAAATTGTCTTCTACTCTCGAGAATTAACTAACATTCCTCTGTAAAGAGGATATATATAGTAAGCAAGATTTATACGATGCCAAGCTTTTATCGGTAAGTATTATTCACACGCTGTTTAGGTTGATGGGAAGGAGGGATAGAGAGGAATAGGAGATAATTGAAAGGAGGAATCACTTTGTTGCGggtctgtttggttgctgagaaaattgTGAGGGAAGGGGGCCCGATGTTCACAGGCATCTGCATCCGAGTCGGTGGATGTGCCCACGTGAGAGGCTTTCATGGCCTCCATTCACTCGGCTTCGGGCCACTCCAAAAGCCAGCAGTTCCCTTTATTTTTCCTgtcagtttatttttttgagtaatgAGTTTGTTATTAACTGTTTTCAGTACACGAGTAACATATATCATTTCCTGAAACTTATTTTTGAAGTCCGCACTATATAATGAATGCTTTGAAAATCTTTTTGTCAAATTTTTCATCCATTTATTTGACAAGCGCCAGCACGCAACCGTGCATTTCAAGTTGACACGtttaactcataaaaaaaaattaagaattacaCGTCCAGAGTCCATCCAGACAGACTTTCTGAACAGAATTGATGAACTTCTTTAAATTCAACTTTCAAACCAAAATAAGTGCGTTTAGTAATAACGACTCAGCCTGAGAATTTAATTCGACATCCGTTgccttaatttataaaacataaCTTACAACAGTGATttgaaataagagaaaatatatttgaaactgTGAATTAGGCAACTGCCGTGTAAtagttttgaaaaagtgaataaaatataagatcacatgaaaaattaatattttaatagtgaatctcattctttttcaaaacgattacgcggcatTTACACACTTCACATTTGTATTTAGATTAACTCTTTAAAGAAAGTGTTGAGAGGTATATTCCACTCACCAACCTCAATTCCTTCTGAGTAACTGAACTTATAGCCCTGGTATGGATTCAAGATTATATTTCTGCGAAGGTGAAGCTTCTTCATCTGGCCGATTCTCTTGCAAATTCGGTTTCTTCATGGCATCGAGAGTTTCCAAATAAGAGTATGAAGCATTACGATTTGATGAAAGGCCAGGACTGCTAATTCTGCTGGCAAGGAAGCGTCGAATCAAGCCCCTCAGGAATGGAGCCATGGTTTCTGGTTCATGCTCCAAATAGTACATAATACCTCCCATAcagaagcaaaataaaaacaCCTGTcacatttttttgttaagtGTCAACTTTAGATGCCTGGCATATTATCAAATAAAAGGTTTCGGTTAATGAAGTCTCTCTCCTCTCCAATAATAGTATGCTTTGATTATGCAGGAAATAAAAGACTCTTTCTTGTCAACATGCATAAGCCAACCAAAGACACAATTGGTTTATAAAGTCCAAGATACCTCCGTTTTGTATGACAAGCGATATAACTAGATTTAAAACAAAGTACACTAACAGAAAGCAAGCGTCAAAAGACGGCCCCCAGAAACAACCTTGATTCAGATTAGAATCGGCTGAGGCTGTTAACTATTTTACAGAAGCCAGAATCCGAAATGTGTTTCCCAAAACAGTGCAAAAAATGCTTTCAAAAGAATCATAACAGTATGGTAACAGTGGCAATACCTCAGCATTCCTAAAATTTGGAAGCAGGTGGCGGTTCACTAAGATATACCACAATGAATCTCCAGCTCGTGGAAGAACATATAAAGCAAGTTCACTACGTCTAGCTTTTTTCTCCAGTAATACAGAAAGAGCAGCTACACCGCCTGCAACCCAATATACAAGCTTGTGGTCTTTTGATGCGACTTTTCTATGCATACATATGACTCCCTTGCATCACCCAAGCATCACACGACTTAGAACATTATCATGTAAGATTTAACCAATGATTTGGGCAACAATGAGGAGTATGGGTACCTGaaaaattccaacaaaagcTGACAAAAATGCTGTCGAGCGAACAGAACCCTTAACAGCAAGCCTGCAGGTACGAGCAGGAGCATCCATGAACTACAAAGGCATCATACAActaaaattaacaatattttccaGACATGTAACATGTCATCCATAGCTAtcccaaataaagaaaaatctttcCCGTGGATGCAGATTGAGACCAAAACAATGCTAGTCTGTTCTGTTTCCATTCAGAATACCATGGCACATCTAAATCGACCACCACAAGATCCTACCATGAAAGACATCTACAAAAAGAATTCAACATGACGAACAGGACAACCAAATGCGTGAATACCATGCATGTTCATGAGCAAGATCGCAGGGAAGAAAAAGATGCCAAATCTCATACATCAGACATATGGAATCACAGTAGAAAGAAGGCATGGGGGTTACACCCAGACGCCATATCATCTAGATAAACTACATGCTAAGAAATTTCAGAACAGGGAGCCCTAATGTCTTGGAAATAAGCCAAATGGGATTGGAAATACAGGACTCCACTTTCTACAATTATAGTTTGAATAAAATCACTACTTGCTACCTTCTTCATGCAGCAGCAGTGCTCAAAATCAATGGAGGTTCAATCATTACATAGGTGAGGGTGACTTGCTATATTTCAGTGGAGGgtcagaataaaaaaaaatcaaccacaaGGGCCATCTTTATCCGTGTAGCATAAAAGCATCTTTGTCACTAGCAGTGCATAAAAGCATATTTATCACTACCAGTACAGCCCAGAGCAAATGGAAATGTCTTTTTAGATAAGTTAGTTACTGGAAAATAATGTCTATGAAGACAGTTATATGCAATGTAAGAATGGTAAGTGTTGATGACTGAGGGGAAGACGGTGCTGTCAATTGAAGTACTGATAGTATGTGGTAAAATCAATGTAGGCGGAGATAACAGAAATGGTGCTGTCAATGAAAAAACATGAGGCTGGCACAGTAGAGCTACAGTAGtggtaaaataaaaacttccgTGAAGAAGGTACCTTTTGTAGGTGCAAAACAACAAATGGTACAAAGGTCAAAGAGAAGTAAAGTGGAAATGTTTTCCTGAATGTAGCTGATGTCGCATTTGCATTGTGAGCTAAACACGAATTTGTGTCTGGGTGAATAACTGAACAAGGAACAATGGAGGGAAACTCTTCCAACTTTCCATAGTTGGAATTCCTTCTGTCAGATAAGTAAGAGGAGAGTGAGAACACATCCACAGGGTAACCTCTACAACTGTCCCTTACAGCCTTGTATACAGGCTGCGCAACTGGACCAGTCTTCTGGATGAAGTCTTGATATGATTTCGGCAAGCTCTCAGGACGCATTACAAAGGCATACATAACCTGAAATGAGTTTATCAATCAATAAGATATAAGGATCAAAAGATAAAGGTAAGCtcattgaaatataaaaatccCTATCAAATTCTGATCAAGTGTTAAAATGTTAGTTAAATAAAACCAGAATTTCAGTTTGTTAATGAAGTTGAATGAGCTTGCCAATGACCATcaatttaaaagtaaacaatacTATAGAACAAGTCAATTGAGATTGCCAATGAGCTGACACGAGTCATACTCAGACTCAAACTTGTGTCACAAGTTATCAGTTGAATGAGTGGACCTTTACAACAATTCTACAACAATATTTGCCAAACACTTGGCAAAGCAATGGAGCTGCATGCCGCcacttgtaaaaaataaataaattactaaaCAATTTTTATCCGAAAAATGGCAGCACCATATGCACAGTAATTTCATATGAAATTTCCTATTCCACACTTGTTCACAAAGCCAAAGCAGACACGAACTTGCACACTGCCTCAATCCATATCCTTTCTGACCTAACCATTTTCTGTGCTGCACCTTCAGCAAGTCTACGCAAATTCCTTCTTTCTGCACAGTTGCGGTACTTTTTCATCGTAGAAAGAAAAACTTCACCAACTGTTTGATGCTCCCAACTTTAAATAAATACAACCATGAACTAATTTCTTCTCTTCCCAGCTTACCACCGATTTGCTTACAACTTAGGCTAAAATCATGGACAAGTCTTTTTAGTGAATCAGCCATCGCTCTTCCATGAAAGCATGGCTGATTTCACAATATCATAGAGACATGTTCGCCACACAGCATTTGTCTACTTCTTCCATTGTAAACTAATTTCATGGGAGACATCAATACCATCCTGCTTCGGTATAATACTGTTAAAGcaacaaaaatcacaattatttgGTAGGACTTGTTCATCAATCATCGTCCCTTCTGTACTTCTAGTCGAAAGCTATTTTAACCGCAATTGTATAGTGGGTTCAGGTAGGCTGTAGGCAGGAGGCACAACCAGCATGAAATTTCTTTTCTCTAGTTAATTACAGTTTTacgagaataaaaataataattttatggtACCTGTGCACATGCCAAGGCAAAGAGCAAAGAATCTCCATGCCTCCAATGGCTTCCCTGAAACTTGTTCTTAGACTTTGCAGAATTATAAGCACACTGGTAAGATGAGAAAATCACCATTAGactggcatgcatgcacacaagCACAAACAGAAGCACACATGCAGAAtggggaaaaaacaaaacgccaaaaaaaaaaaaaaatacactactaATGATCCTTCAGAGAGCAACTGAAAATTAATTATGCCATATGGCATTTATTGACCTACCTGGGCTAGCCTAGCAAGAAGATATAAAGCAAGTGTTCGCCTCCGGTTAGAATCCTCTAGGGCTAAAATAGACAGACCAGCAACTGAACCTGCTAAAATGCTGCTCTCATCACCTTAAACAAAGTCGTGAATAAGAAATATGACCTTAATgcattttaaagtaaaaccaaaaaaaaaatactaattgcGACTCGAGatgtaaataagtaaataatagTGTTCTGTGTGCCAACGTACGCATTCAATGGCgtctctttctttctcaactTTCTCAACAAACATCTAAGGGCATGAAAAGATCCAGTGAAGCCACCAAAAAATAAACCGATACGGCATGCTTCCTCTCTTACTATTAAATCCTTTTCTGAGACCAGTTGCTGCAAACAAAataggcatgtcacacatcgtCTTTGAGAACATTCTTGACAATTACCACCACAACCACATAGAAAATGCTGATGGATAGTACTTCTATAGCGCAGCTTACAAAATCATGAATAAGAAGATAAGTTTTACAAAGTATTTCATTACGCAGTCTCCCccaagcccaaaaaaaaaatctacaaaaaattagctagataaaatatttttgtttcaaagaAACTAGAAGATCAACATCGtgatttcaaattaataatatattttactatttcaaAATCCCTAATTGAAACCAATTTCATTAGGAATCACTCAAGAAGCAATTTAATACACAACAATGACAACGAAAGGACGCAGTGAACGCTGATAACCACGAAAGTGTGAAAGCGGGATTCTGACCTTGAGATCGAGGAGTGAGGAGTAGGACTGGCGGCGGGCGAGCTTGAAAGCGCGGAGGAGGATACCGATACCGACGCGGACGCCGTAGGAGAGGAGGAAGCTCTGGCAGAGGTTTCCGATGGCGTTTGCCACGCACGAAGGCTCTTCGGCGGCGTGGTCGCAGGGCGGGCAATGCTGGTGGTGCTGGTGACGGTGAGGGCCCCTCGCAGCCACGGCTCTGCGCTGGCGTCGCTGAAGCTCCTCGATAGCTTCGCGGAGGCGGTCTTCGGCCTCCCGGAGCCTGCTGTCGGCGTCGGCGTTGTCCTGTAGAGGCGGCGATGGCGGAGACGCTGATGCCATTTTGGTCCGAGAGAGTGGGTGGGACAGCTGACTTTTTGAGCGTTACAGtgaaacagaaagaaaaaagaagcttttttttaattggcaacGGAAGTTAAGAGTGAGTGGGGGAGAGCCTAATAATAAAGACTTTTTGAGCGTTCCagtgaaacaaaaagaaaaagaagcttgtacggtcttgtttgttttttaaaaacatctcatctcatttcatcattataatttttttaaatctctacacaaaataaaataaataatttaattttttcaaattctaaaataataataatattaaaaaatatattctaataatattttattcaactttttaactttaatctcaattcatctcatctcatctaatctctaaaaacaaacgaaccaAATTCGCAACGGACGTTAAGGTTACATCGCAAGTCAAGAAAGTATTATGTGGGTGCGTTGGAAACATCATCGTTATCGGATAATGGATATGAGAGTGTCTTCGGGCCGGACGGGTGTTTAAGTGGAATTTACACCCTTCAATGAGACACAGTCACGTtgcttctttaattttattaccaTAGACACAACTGCAGCAGATAAAACAAAATGCGGAGCGACGTAGTCACACAGCTGAAGCCCGTCTCCACCATGGAGatttctctctcgctctctcgctCTCCTCAAGCCTGTCGGCCTTTCAATGGAACTACGAATTTATTAAGACAAACCCAAATCACCTAAACAATTGAATAAAACCATATGATCGGAAGGAGAAGGGATGCCATTTCTCTCATTCTACCCATATAATACCACTCGCTCATTCTCTTcgcaaaccaaaacacaaatacCCAACCACCCAATAATAAAAGCCCCGGTAATTGCCCACAACGAATTCAACTCTATCTCTATCTGATGAATTTCATTTCTTCTGACTTAATTTCTCACAAagcgagaagagagagagactttgtggaggagagagagaccgaCAGAAAATCGAGGTTGACGAGAGAGAGAATTTGCTGAGTGCACGAGACGGAGagcgaaaaaataaaaaaattagtattgaCCGATTTTAGAGTAAATTTATGAAATCGCTTACGTGTCTATCTCTAATTTAAGGGTAGATTTACACCTCATCCGATTTGAAGCCTTTCTCGATAGGTATACGCGCTATGCTGCAAGAactttctaatttaatttatcatttttatttaaatagacacatatttaaacattaaaataaaaaaataaaagaataaattatatattgatcaagTAAAAATGTCTGGTATAagatttttatatagaataaaaatgataaatttatagtCTTAGAGTATACAAgccacatttattttaaaaataaagtaaataaatatagaactcacgtaaaagaaaattaatagtaaacattttctttttcaaaatgagtgtgaAATTTACACACTCTAgaattgtatttaacattactctttatataattatgttttaaaatgaatgatatttttataaaatatctcacaaaggaaatttcattttataaaaatattattattttaaaaaaatgaacaatctacttatcttttttttatcatcattctctCAATATCTCTTGATGTAAAACATGATGTGCTCACAagtgaaacataataaatagtcttaAATCATTTAATAACACATTATGAAATGATGAAAGAAGAATAGTaaaagagatgatgagtagcattattcaaaatataactataaagtaaaattgtaaaatatgttatatatttttattttaaaatataattataatgtgAAATGTTTTCTGTCGGCATGGCTACTATAATTCATAACTGTTATTTTCCCAACCATACGAATGATTTTGTCATGTACAGATCACAAGTGTTTATTAAGGacgatgattattttattttctttcttattaaaTAGACTTTATAGTTTGTGAAAATGTAAGCAAAGCATGTGAACTCcacagtaaaaataaataatttcgaaataaataaaaatagaacaaTTGAAAGATGGAATTTATGTCGAACATTAATGAAAATGGTAAGAAGAATTAATGATATGACTTGAGTCTTCCAAACCAATGGCTAGCAAGACAAGACAGATTTGCTGCTAAATCAAAACAAGACATGTAATGTAATGACCAAGGAAACcttgaacaaatattaataacagGGAAAATTGGAAAATCAAACAAAGCTATTTATGCTTCCCAACCCCTTAAGAGGGTGGCACGAGCAACCCGGTTTACCCCCAGCGTGAAGGCACCCATCCGGAGACTGCAATCATGTGACTTGCACATGTTCTTGACGTTTTGAAAAGCTCGAGTCATGTATCTCCTAAGCTCCTCATTTACCTTATCTTCATCCCACATAAAACCTTGAATATTCTGCAGAATTCAATCAAAATTTCAACGTGTAATGAATGATACTCTCAGTCTCCTTAAATGTTATGTTATGAATCTATTTGCCCACATGACAAactactttgatgatatctatATCAGAAATTTCACAAGGAAAACACATCAGCTCTGTTACCTGAACCCACTCAAAATAGCTGACTGTCACACCACCGGCATTTGCGTATATGTCGGGGAGTATTATAACTCCTTTCTTTGATAGAATCTGCACTAAGATGATCTCATGAATCAGAATCTTTACATATAAgcctgaaaaaataatattgaaactTTACCTCATCAGCTTCAGGATCAGTAGGATGGTTTGCTGCCTCAATTATGAATTTGGCCTTCACATCTGCAGCATTTTCCCTTCATAGGatataaacaaagaaatttagGCAAGTGAGCTGGGATGCAGCCATTGAGAAAATTCAGCTAACAACTTATCTTGCTTTAGCAAAGGCCACAGCAGCAGTCAGTCCAACCAGCAACAAGTTTTCAACCATATAACATTCTCAACTATAAAACATTTATTGATGGGGAATATGATATCTGATCGGGTATGAGGATCCATTAATCTTCTGTTTTTTATTACCCCATAGAAAACAGTGATATAATTGctttattaaatgataaaaacacAGCATGGCACCACATGCATATAAGAAATCTTGTCTCCAGAGTCAGGTGTCGTGCTGATCTTAAAGTTTTTACAAATACATAAAGAACCCTTAATTCCACAAATCCGGTACTCATTGTTGGTTGAACCTCAGGATACAGTTACCAGAAGTACCACTAGGCTGAAAAACCCAACTGAACCATGTTAGGTACTGTTAAGTAAAAGAAAGTATGTAACAGCACTAGTAATGGCCTCAATAAACtttggccaaaatttgactagaaaattcacttttataaatttaactagctatttttcaacaacaccaaataataaactcaacaaatttatcaatattctattaaaatgttgattttgaacttttcatttattttaattctaattgtaacttgaatatttattcattattaaaaaattacacattaattttataatgtttataTTATACCAAGGATAAAATTTTCTAACCGTCTTTTTTTTACAACggtcatattttttcaactaatATATGATTGTATTAAAGTTTTTAGGACAAAATGCTCATGAAAAAAGTGTCTACTCAGAGCTTCATAAGATAAGTAATAAGAAACATAACAAAAGAATAAGATATTGGGAAAACACCAACCCACGGGCACAAACCAACCAGATCAGCTTCATACGACAAGTAATAGCACGTgggatgataattttttataccaaaatattctTTTGGCCAGCAGTTAGGGCTCAATAAATTTGGCCAGTGAAACTATTGAAAGCTAAAATTATTGTAGCTTTATTGAGTCCACTACAGCCcgttttatattatttagttaaACTTTGGCCGAATTTTAACTTTGTTAAGCCCACTACTAGCGCTTAACAGCAGGCATAAGTCAAATATTAGGCAAAATAtcagttttagttttttttccataaataaataatcctcAGATTCTCAAACAGTTGAGGGGGAAAAGATTGTGAGAGGAGTGTCATTAAGTTATTAACAAACTACCAACAAGGAGTACTGCAGATATTAAAAGGTGGGAAGAAATCATGGCAGAATGTTCAAACCTGTTCAGAACTCCACCCAAAGCACATGGGATAAGAACATCACAATCATGTACAAGCAGCTCGTTAGAATCCATTGCCTCTCCACCGTGGAAACCTTTTAAATTGCCAGTGCTTTCTTTATGACTAAGCAAATCCGTTATATCGATTCCATTTGGGTTCCTAACTGCACCAGTGATGTCACTCACTGCAATGATTCTACCACCTCTCTCGTGAATTAGCTTGGCTGCCCAAGAACCCACGTTTCCAAATCCCTAGGCAATTATTCATAATGGTAAAGTTTAGAAGACACTAAAGTATTCTGACTACAAAGGCAATTTTGATTGTTAGGGGGAGGATTGATAATGAACAGAAAATGTCAAAGCTACCTGAATAACAAATGTCAGATCCCTAATCGACTTCCCATGCTCAGCAAGTAAAGCCTCTGTTGCATATACAACACCCCGTCCGGTAGCAGCGTCCCTACCTAGTGATCCACCAAGATCCTAAAATTGGAAGTATGACCAAATGAGACAGGGAGAATGTAACAAAAATGTTATTGTTTTTTCAGTTTCAAGTACTCACTATGGGCTTCCCAGTCACAATAGCTGGTGAGTGACCATGAAATTTTGAGTACTCATCCAAAATCCATGCCATAGTCTGTCCAAACAGTTTTAAGACATGTAAGAGATAAggaaaaatgtatattataaaaCATTCAGTGGGGATCGTAAAACCTGAGCATTAGTGCCCATGTCTGGTGCAGGAACATCGGTATGAATTCCAATGAGATCATGAATTTTCTGGGTAAAGACACGAGTGAGACGCTCCAATTCACTATTACTCAAGTCCTTTGGGTTGCACCCAATCCCACCCTTTGCTCCTCCGTACGGAATGTCTGCTACAGCAGTCTTCCA belongs to Juglans regia cultivar Chandler chromosome 8, Walnut 2.0, whole genome shotgun sequence and includes:
- the LOC108981406 gene encoding uncharacterized protein LOC108981406, producing MASASPPSPPLQDNADADSRLREAEDRLREAIEELQRRQRRAVAARGPHRHQHHQHCPPCDHAAEEPSCVANAIGNLCQSFLLSYGVRVGIGILLRAFKLARRQSYSSLLDLKQLVSEKDLIVREEACRIGLFFGGFTGSFHALRCLLRKLRKKETPLNAILAGSVAGLSILALEDSNRRRTLALYLLARLAQCAYNSAKSKNKFQGSHWRHGDSLLFALACAQVMYAFVMRPESLPKSYQDFIQKTGPVAQPVYKAVRDSCRGYPVDVFSLSSYLSDRRNSNYGKLEEFPSIVPCSVIHPDTNSCLAHNANATSATFRKTFPLYFSLTFVPFVVLHLQKFMDAPARTCRLAVKGSVRSTAFLSAFVGIFQGVICMHRKVASKDHKLVYWVAGGVAALSVLLEKKARRSELALYVLPRAGDSLWYILVNRHLLPNFRNAEVFLFCFCMGGIMYYLEHEPETMAPFLRGLIRRFLASRISSPGLSSNRNASYSYLETLDAMKKPNLQENRPDEEASPSQKYNLESIPGL
- the LOC108981408 gene encoding glutamate dehydrogenase A-like, with amino-acid sequence MNALAATNRNFRHAARLLGLDSKIEKSLLIPFREIKVECTIPKDDGTLVSYVGFRVQHDNARGPMKGGIRYHPEVDPDEVNALAQLMTWKTAVADIPYGGAKGGIGCNPKDLSNSELERLTRVFTQKIHDLIGIHTDVPAPDMGTNAQTMAWILDEYSKFHGHSPAIVTGKPIDLGGSLGRDAATGRGVVYATEALLAEHGKSIRDLTFVIQGFGNVGSWAAKLIHERGGRIIAVSDITGAVRNPNGIDITDLLSHKESTGNLKGFHGGEAMDSNELLVHDCDVLIPCALGGVLNRENAADVKAKFIIEAANHPTDPEADEILSKKGVIILPDIYANAGGVTVSYFEWVQNIQGFMWDEDKVNEELRRYMTRAFQNVKNMCKSHDCSLRMGAFTLGVNRVARATLLRGWEA